Proteins co-encoded in one Listeria ivanovii subsp. ivanovii genomic window:
- the gcvT gene encoding glycine cleavage system aminomethyltransferase GcvT, whose protein sequence is MTELLKTPIHPLYEKYGAKTIDFGGWDLPVQFSGIKAEHEAVRTNAGLFDVSHMGEIFVEGAESTAYLQYLLSNDIEKIKIGKAQYNIMCYENGGTVDDLVVYRLSETKYLLVVNAANTEKDYDWIVKNIKGDVTVSNVSSKYGQLALQGPDAEKILTKLTNVDLSAISFFGFVEDADIAGVKTIISRSGYTGEDGFEIYMPSEDATKVFEAIMAEEVLPIGLGARDTLRLEAVLALYGQELSKDITPLEAGLNFAVKLKKEADFIGKEALIKQKEAGLTRKLVGIELIERGIPRHDYPVFLNGKEIGVVTSGTQSPTLGTNIGLALIDIAHTELGQEVEIGIRNKKIKAKVVATPFYKRAK, encoded by the coding sequence ATGACAGAATTATTAAAAACACCGATTCATCCACTTTATGAAAAGTATGGAGCGAAAACCATTGATTTTGGTGGATGGGACTTACCTGTTCAATTTTCTGGTATTAAAGCAGAACATGAAGCCGTGCGAACGAATGCAGGGCTATTTGATGTATCTCATATGGGAGAAATCTTTGTGGAAGGCGCTGAAAGTACAGCATATTTACAATACTTGTTATCAAATGACATAGAAAAAATAAAAATAGGCAAAGCGCAGTATAACATTATGTGTTACGAAAATGGTGGCACAGTAGATGATTTAGTTGTTTATAGATTATCAGAGACTAAGTACTTACTAGTTGTCAATGCAGCAAATACAGAAAAAGATTATGACTGGATAGTAAAAAACATTAAGGGTGATGTTACTGTCTCCAATGTTTCTTCCAAGTATGGGCAATTAGCACTTCAAGGTCCTGATGCGGAAAAAATACTTACTAAATTAACTAATGTTGATTTGAGCGCGATTAGTTTCTTTGGTTTTGTAGAAGATGCGGATATCGCAGGTGTAAAAACAATTATTTCTCGGAGCGGTTATACTGGCGAAGATGGATTTGAAATTTACATGCCAAGTGAGGATGCTACCAAAGTATTTGAAGCTATTATGGCAGAAGAAGTATTGCCAATTGGTTTAGGTGCTCGAGATACACTACGTTTAGAAGCAGTACTTGCGCTATACGGTCAAGAATTAAGCAAAGATATTACACCACTTGAAGCAGGGCTTAATTTTGCTGTGAAATTAAAAAAAGAAGCTGATTTTATCGGGAAAGAAGCCCTTATTAAACAAAAAGAAGCAGGTTTGACTCGAAAATTAGTCGGAATTGAATTAATTGAACGAGGAATACCACGTCATGATTATCCAGTATTTCTAAATGGAAAAGAAATTGGGGTAGTTACTTCAGGAACGCAATCGCCGACACTTGGAACCAATATTGGCCTAGCTTTAATAGACATAGCGCACACAGAACTTGGACAAGAAGTAGAAATAGGTATCCGGAATAAAAAAATAAAAGCTAAAGTAGTGGCAACACCATTTTATAAACGTGCAAAGTAA